One genomic window of Peromyscus maniculatus bairdii isolate BWxNUB_F1_BW_parent chromosome 2, HU_Pman_BW_mat_3.1, whole genome shotgun sequence includes the following:
- the Aldh1b1 gene encoding aldehyde dehydrogenase X, mitochondrial, giving the protein MLSIRLLTPRLLCLQGRTTWYSTAAALPNPIPNPEIRYNKLFINNEWRDAVSKKTFPTVNPTTGEVIGHVAEGDRADVDLAVKAAREAFRLGSPWRRMDASERGRLLNRLADLVERDRVYLASLETLDNGKPFQESYVLDLDEVIKVYRYFAGWADKWHGKTIPMDGEHFCFTRHEPVGVCGQIIPWNFPLVMQGWKLAPALATGNTVVMKVAEQTPLSALYLASLIKEAGFPPGVVNIITGYGPTAGAAIAQHMDVDKVAFTGSTEVGHLIQKAAGESNLKRVTLELGGKSPSIVLADADMAHAVEQCHEALFFNMGQCCCAGSRTFVEESIYPEFLERTVEKAKQRKVGNPFELDTQQGPQVDKEQFERILGYIRLGQKEGAKLLCGGERFGDRGFFIKPTVFGDVQDDMRIAKEEIFGPVQPLFKFKKIQEVIERANNTRYGLAAAVFTRDLDKAIYFSQALQAGTVWVNTYNIVTCHTPFGGFKESGNGRELGEDGLRAYTEVKTVTIKVPEKNS; this is encoded by the coding sequence ATGTTGAGCATCCGGCTCTTGACTCCCCGGCTTCTCTGCCTCCAGGGCAGAACTACCTGGTACTCGACCGCCGCTGCTCTCCCGAACCCGATCCCAAACCCAGAGATTCGCTACAACAAGCTGTTCATCAACAATGAGTGGCGTGATGCAGTCAGCAAAAAGACCTTCCCCACAGTGAACCCCACCACAGGCGAGGTCATCGGGCATGTGGCCGAAGGTGACCGGGCAGATGTGGACCTGGCTGTGAAAGCAGCTCGGGAGGCCTTCCGCCTGGGGTCCCCGTGGCGCAGGATGGATGCCTCAGAGCGGGGCCGGCTGTTGAACCGCTTGGCTGACCTTGTGGAGCGGGATCGCGTGTACTTGGCCTCCCTGGAGACCCTGGATAACGGGAAACCTTTCCAGGAGTCTTACGTCTTGGACCTGGATGAAGTCATCAAGGTGTACCGTTACTTTGCTGGCTGGGCCGACAAGTGGCATGGTAAGACCATCCCTATGGATGGGGAGCATTTCTGCTTCACCCGGCATGAGCCAGTGGGTGTCTGTGGCCAGATAATCCCATGGAATTTCCCACTGGTCATGCAGGGCTGGAAGCTGGCCCCGGCACTGGCCACAGGCAACACCGTGGTCATGAAGGTGGCGGAGCAAACCCCACTTTCTGCCCTGTACTTGGCCTCCCTCATCAAGGAGGCAGGGTTTCCCCCGGGAGTGGTGAACATCATCACTGGGTATGGCCCCACGGCAGGAGCAGCCATAGCCCAGCATATGGATGTGGATAAAGTCGCCTTCACCGGCTCCACCGAGGTGGGCCACCTGATCCAGAAAGCGGCTGGTGAGTCCAACCTCAAGAGAGTCACCTTGGAGCTGGGCGGGAAGAGCCCCAGCATCGTGCTGGCTGACGCCGACATGGCGCATGCCGTGGAGCAGTGCCACGAGGCCCTTTTTTTCAACATGGGCCAGTGCTGCTGCGCAGGCTCCCGGACATTTGTGGAAGAATCCATCTATCCCGAGTTTCTCGAGAGAACCGTGGAGAAAGCCAAGCAGAGGAAAGTCGGGAACCCCTTCGAGCTGGACACCCAGCAGGGGCCTCAGGTGGACAAGGAGCAGTTTGAACGAATCCTGGGCTACATCCGGCTCGGTCAGAAGGAGGGGGCGAAACTTCTCTGCGGTGGGGAGCGTTTTGGGGATCGCGGCTTCTTCATCAAGCCCACAGTCTTTGGGGACGTGCAGGATGACATGAGGATTGCCAAGGAGGAGATCTTTGGGCCCGTGCAGCCTCTGTTCAAGTTCAAGAAGATCCAGGAAGTGATTGAGAGAGCCAACAACACCAGGTATGGCCTGGCTGCGGCTGTGTTCACCCGAGACCTGGACAAGGCCATATACTTCAGCCAGGCCCTGCAAGCTGGGACTGTGTGGGTGAACACCTACAATATCGTCACCTGCCACACACCGTTTGGAGGCTTTAAGGAATCCGGCAACGGGCGGGAGCTGGGGGAAGACGGGCTTAGAGCCTACACGGAGGTGAAGACTGTCACCATCAAGGTTCCAGAGAAGAACTCCTGA